The sequence CTTGAAGCGGCGGGTCGTCGGTGAGGGTGAATTTCTTTCCCGCGCTGATTTCGAGGTGATGGTTGTCCGGCGCGATATAGACGTTCCCGTTGCGGAGCGAGACTCCGTGGACGGCGAGCCTTACCGGCAGCGAGGACTCGCGCTCGAGCCATTGCCGCAAGCCGGCAACGAAGCCGGGCGCAATGTGCTGCACGATGGCGATCGGGATCGGGAAGTAATGGGGCAGGGCTTTTAAGATTTTGGCCAGCGCCGGGGGGCCGCCGGTCGAGGCGCCGATGATCACCACTTCGGCTTTGGCGGGCCGATTGACCTCGGTCCTTGGCGCTGCGGAGGGCGGCGCGGGTTTGTTGACCAACCGCATCGGATGGACGTGCGCCACGGTTTTGACGCGGAATATCAACTCCTCGCCGATCTGAGAGAATCCTCCCGGTCCGATGCCGCTCGGCTTGCCCATGATGTCCACCGCGCCGCACCGGAGCGCTTCGAAGGCCACCTCCGAGTCGCGGCTTTCGATCATTTGGCTCACGACCAGAATAGGAACCGGACGGGTCGAAGCGATGATTTTCGTCGCTTCCAGCCCGCCCATGAGCGGCATGTTGAGGTCCATCGTCATGACGTCCGGATTCAGCGAATTTCTGAGATCGATGGCTTCCTGGCCGGTTTTTGCCCAGCCCACGACCTCGAGGTCGGGATCCTGGCTCAATAGATCCCGCATCATGGCGGCGATCGAGGGTGAATCGTCGGCGATCAAAACTTTAATCATAAGAAATTAAAAGACGTGTTCGTGTCCGTGCTCGTGTTGGTAAAGAGGGTTCTGCTATGCGCACGATCACGAGTCACGAGCACGCTTCTTTCTGTTTACGCGAAGCGTTGGACGATCTCCAAAAAACGCTTCTGGTCGAAGACCGCCTTGGTGAGGTAGGCGTCGGCGCCCGCCTCGATGCCGCGTCTCTTGTCCGCTTCGGTTTGCAGCGCCGTAACCAGGATCACGGGCAGGTCTTTGAAGCGCTGGTCTTTTTTTATCCTCTCGGTCAGCGCGAAGCCGTCGAGGCGCGGCATTTGGACGTCGCTCACGACGATGTCGAAACTTTTCTCGTACAGCTTGATCAGACCGTCCTCGCCGTCCACGGCCGTCGTCACGTCGAAGCCGGCCGCTTCCAGAATATTTTTTTCCAGCGTGCGGGTCGTAAGCGTGTCTTCCACGACGAGCACGCGTTTCTTGGCCGCCGGACGCGGCGCGATCGAGCGGACCGAAATCGGGGCGGCGGTCTTGGCCTGGTGCGAGACCGAGCGCAGCAGCTCGTTCGGGCTTAGGATCAACGCGATTTCGCCCTTGCCGAGAATGGTCCCGCCGGAGAGCAGCGGGACGTGGCCGAAAAATTTTCCCAAGGCCTTCACCACGACCTCCTCTTCTCCCAGCAGGGCTTCGACGCCGAACACCACTCTTCCTTTGCCGCCCTGCAGCAGAAGCGCGGGGATCGCGGCCTTCCGTTCGACATCGACTTTAGGCAAGTTGAGAACATCGGAAAGCCAGGCGAAGGCGAGGGGAGTCCCATCGATCACGACGGCGGTTTTGCCTTCCACGTGGACGATGTCGTCGGGCGCAAGGAGCAGGGTTTTTTCCAGCGCGTCGGTCGGGAGGCAGAAGACGTCGCCGCCGCATTGGAAGAGCAGCGCGTGGGTCGTGCTGAGGGTGAGCGGCAGCGACAGCGTGAAGGTCACGCCTTCCCCGGGTTTGGATTCCGTCGCGATCGAGCCCTTGAGGTTCTCCAGCCGCTCCAGGACCGCATCGAGGCCGATGCCGCGCCCGGAGATCTCGGTCACTCCGGCGGCGGTGGAAAATCCCGGATGAAAAATGAGATCCAGCACCTCGTCGTCGGGCCAACGCTGGATTTCCTCGGCCGAGGCGAGCCCCTTTCGGACCGCAGTCTCGGCGATGGCCTTGCGGTCGAGCCCTTTGCCGTCGTCTTTGACGACGACGAGGATCTTCGTCCCTTCCTGGCGCGCGCTGATGACGAGTTTGCCGCAGGCGGCTTTTCCTTTTCGCTCCCGTTCTTCGGGCGGCTCGATGCCATGATCGATGGAATTGCGCACCAGATGAATGAGCGGCTCGCGCAGCTCTTCGAGGATTTTCTTGTCCAGTCGGGTGGAGGTCCCCTCCAGCGCGAGCTCCACCTCTTTCCCCAGCTCGTGGCTCAAGTCGCGGACCATCCTGAAAAAAGGCTCCAGGATCGTGGAAACCGGGAGCAGGCGCAAATCGCGCACGCCTTCGTGAATGCCGTCGACGAGAAGCTCCAGCCGGCGGGTATTGTCCGAAAGCCGTTGCAGGGCTCGGGAAAGGTCGTCGCCGACTCTTTCGATGCGGCCGAAAGACGGGCTATGGGTTTCGCGCGCGAGCCTGCGCCGCCATTCTTCCAAGGAGTCCAGTGTGTCTTCGATCTGCCGGAGATTGTCCAGTGCCTCGATCTTGGCGACCAGAAGCTCTCCCGCCTGGTTCATCAGGTTGTCCAGCCGGTCGGTCTGGACCCGGATGCTGCTGAGGGCGCCGCCGCCGTCGCGGCTCGCCGGCGCCCGCGCTTCTGCCGCGGGAACGCGTTCTTTGGATTCGGCGGTCGCGGCGATTGGAATCGTCGCGTCGAGCGTTTTTTCTCCGGCGGCGACGCGTAGCTCATCGATCAACGCGTCGATGCTCGGCGGTTCCGCGCCTTCTACCAACGCGCCGAGAGCCTGAGTCACGGCGTCGATGTCGCGATACATCGCCTCCATCATCGCCGGCGTCGCTTCTCTTTCGCCGCGGTTCAACTGGGTGAGCAGGGTTTCGAGATAATGGGCGAGCATCTCGAGGTTTTTAAATCCCATCATCCGCGAAGCGCCCTTCAAGCTATGCGCCGAGCGCAGGATCTCGTCGATCGGCGCCTGTTGGGGCGCGCGCTCGAGCGCGAGGAGGCCGTCGTTCAGCTTCTGGATGTGCTCGTCGCATTCCTCGCGGTAGATCTGAAACAGCCGCTGATATTCTTGATCGCCCGGTTCCATTTTCAGTTTTTGGTGGTCTCGAATATTTCGAAATGGTCTCCCTCGGCGGTGCGGAACCGCTTGACCAACTGATCGAGCGATTGGCCGAGGGTCATCAATTGAGAGGCGGCGAGGTTGGTTTCCTTCGTCCCGATCACGGTCTCTCTCATGCCCTGATCGATCGCGCGCATCGCATCCGAGACCTGGTCCGCTCCGATGGCCTGCTGGCGCGTGGCGAGGGTGATTTCTTGCACCGATCCCATGGTCTGCTTGATCGTCGCGGTCACGCCCTGAAGCGTCTCGCCCGCCTGGAAGATCTGCCGGACGCCTTCTTCGACGCCTTTATTGCCCTCTTCCACGGCCAGGATCGTGTTCTGCGTTGCCGCCTGGATCTCCTGGATGATCGCGCCGATCTGCGCCGCCGCTTTCTGGCTTTGATCGGCGAGCTTGCGCACCTCGGTGGCGACGACGGCGAAGCCTTTGCCGTGCTCGCCCGCGCGCGCGGCCTCGATGGCCGCGTTCAGCGCCAGCATATTGGTCTGCTCGGCGATGCTCGACACGGTGAGAACGATCGAGCTGATGCGCTGAATCTGCTCGCTCAGGTTGAGAATGCTGTGGGCGATTCCCTGGGATTGGACCTTCAGGCGGTTCATCTCGTCGATGCCTTTTTGCACCGCCCGGTTGCCTTCTTCGGTGAGCCGGCTCACTTCGCGCCATTGCGCGGACATCTCGTCGGCCGTTTTTCCCACCTGATTGGACGATTGAGCCAGCTCCTGGATCGTGGTCGTGACCTGGTTGATCGAGGCCGCCTGCGACGCCACCGTGCGCTCCTGTTCTTCGGCGGCGGCGGAGATCTGGCTTGCCGCCGAGCTGGTGTTCTGGACCATCTCGGTGATGCGAATCACGATCTGGCTGAGGTCCTGGGCCATTTGGTTGAGCGATAGGGACAACATTCCTAGCTCCGATGAATCGTGAGCAGGGAGCGTCACGGTGAGATCGCCCTGAGCGACCTGTCGGGCAAAGCCGACGCCTTCCCGGATCGGGTTGGAAATCGTCCGGGCGATGACGATCGAAGCCCATCCCACCACCAGGAAAGTAAGGACGATGATCGACGCCACCACATAGCCCAGCTTATTGATCGGCGCCAGCCCTTCGGAAGCGTCCATTTTTGCGATCAGGACCGCGCCGATTTCAGGCAAAGGCCGGAACGAAGCGATGGCCGGGACGCCGCGGTAGTCTTTGAAGAACTCATGTCCCTTGTTTCCCTGGAGGCCGAGACGAATCGGGTTGCTGTCGGGAACGGTTTGGAGCACCGTCGATGGCTCGGAAAAGCGCGACTGCGTGAGCATCCTGAGTTCGCGATCGATGAGGACGGCTTCGCCGGTCTGTCCCAGGCCGGAGCGCTCGTCGATCAGCCGATCGATGGGCCGGAGCTCGACCTCGAGGATCACGCGGCCGACCACCTTCGCATTGTTGTCGTGGACGGGACTCACGACCATCATGACGTGCTGCTGGGCGATCGGGGAGAGAAACACCGGGGTTACGTGGGCAAGCTCGTTTCCGATCGGCTTGGCCAGGCCGAGCTCGCTCAGATTTTTTCCCTCCTGAGGCAGGATGCGGGAGCTCGAGACGAGGACTTTGCCTTCGCTATCGACGATCAGCACGTCGACGTAGGAAGGGTTGGTCTCTTGCCGCGCGACGATCAGGTCCTTGACCCTCTGGGTTCTCTCGGCGTCCGTCTTTGCGGCGAGGTTGGGATAGATCACCCTGAATGTGGGGGAAACGAGATCCTTGACCGCCTGACTGGCGGAGAGGCTCCCCGCGTCGGCCAAATGGGCTTTAAACCAGGCGGTGAGGATGTAAGCCTTGTTATCGGCGACGGCGTCGAGCTTGTTGGCGATCTCTCCCTGGAGGCTCGCGCGGCTGCTGGTGTAGGCGATGATCCCGATCGCGAGAATCGGGCCCAGCGACAGGAACAGGAACCAGAACGTGAGCTTCCCCCTTACGGTGGCGGGCATCAACTTCTGAAAGAAGGCGCGCGGCCAAAACCTTTTCATTTTTTTCTCCTAGAATTGTTCCGAGCCTTCTCGCCCCGGCCCCGCGAAACGGGGATCGGCGACGATTTTTTCCACGTCGAGCAGGCTCAGCAGCCGTCGCTCGGTCAAGTACACGCCCCGAATGAAAAGCGCGCGCTCGGGCTCGAGCGATAGAGGAGGCGGCTGAAGCTCCTTGGCGGGAAACGTAAGGATGTCCTGGGCTTGATCGACGGCAAGCGCCAGCTTGTTTCCTTGAAGCGAAAGGACCAGAATGGCGGGAAGCAGCGCCGCCATTTCTCTCTGGCCGAGACCTACGACCGGTCCCAGATCGACCACCGGCACGAGCTCGCCCCGGAGATTCATCAATCCGGCGAGGTGGGGCGGCGCGGAGGGCAGACGGCGTAGCGGCGTCGCCTGACGCGTTTCGGCCAGGTACTTGAGCTCGACTCCGTAAAGCTCGCCGCTCAATACGAACGAGAGGGCCGATATCTTTTCACCGCTTTCCTCGGGGGCCGGCACCTCGCTCAAGATCCGGGCCCGCTCGCGCAGGAGCTCGGCAAAATCCTCGCGCCCATTCTCGCCGCCGTCCACAATTATGTTTTTGTCATCCATCGGTCCTCGGGGTTTGCCAATCTCCGAGCTCGTGCGCCTCGATGACGGAGAAAATCCGCCCGGCGTTCAAGATCGGGACGAGCCGCCCTTCCCATTTCGCCACGCCGGCGATGAACTGGCTCTGCAGGCTGCCCAAAAAGGCGGAGAAGTCGGGGGCGGGCTCCGTCTCTGCGGACGAGATCTGGACGAGCGAGAGCGCCTGATCGACGATCAGCCCGAAGAGCTTCTCTTGATAAGGAGTCACGAGGATCGCCGTCTTGCGGTCCCATGGACGGCGGCCGAGTCCCATGCGCCGTCTTAAATCGATCGCGGTGACGACCTTTCCGCGCAGGTTGAAGATGCCGGCGACGAAAGGCGGAGCATCCGCCAGCGGCGTAAGCTCGGGGAGCGGAACCACTTCGCGCACCTCGTGAATGGAAATCGCGTACGATACCGGCTCGAGGGCGAACGTAAGCAGTATGAGATCATCCTTCATGGACGAGTTCCTTCATGGACGAGTTCCTTGTCCACCAGCGTGAGCAGTTGGCGGCTGGTGATCCCTTCGGCGCCGGGCAAATGGTCCGAGAGGGGAGCCGAGGCGAGCAGGCTTTTGACCACGGCGAAGTTGCGCCGCGCCTGGTGCGTTTTCCCCTGGGCTTTGTGAATCTTGCCGAGATAAAAATGACCCAGAGCGAAGTTCGGGTCGATGTAAACGGTCTTCTTCATCGCGGCGAGGGCATCGTCCGTTTTGCCCTCTTCCATCCACAAGAGTCCCATGAAGTAGTGGGCGCCGAGATTCAGCGGATCCAATGTGACGGTCCGCTGGAGCCAATAAGAGGCCTCGCCCAGATGGTGGCGGTCGGCGGCGAGTTGGCCCAACAGAAAGCAAACACTGGAATCACGCGGGTTCTTCTCCGCCTCGGCGGCGAGCAACACCAGGGCCGCGTCCACCTCGCCTTGAGATATCAAGGCCACAGCCTTAACTACGGGATCGTCGGGCCTGTTGGGCTCCACCGCGGCGGGCCTATGGATTTTCTTTATCGGAGCTTGCGGCGCTGGGCGCGGCAGGGGCGCGGTCCAGACGAGAGCAAGCGGGCCGGGAGAGTGGGCGGCCGCTTGGGGCGACGGCTTCTGATAAACGATGGTCTCCGGAAACACCCGGGCTTCGAAATGTCGATACGATGCCTGGGAATATTCCGCCGCTCCGGTTACGAGGAATCCTCCTTCATTGAGGCACTGGTGAAATCGACTAAGGATTTTTTTGATCGTATGCGGGCGAAAGTAGATCGTGACGTTGCGGCAGAAGATGATGTCCAGATCTTTCGTTCCGTTCGACGCCGCGGGATACGGGTCGCTTTCGAGGTTCAGCGGACGAAACTTCACCAGCGAGCGAACGCGGTCGTCCACGCGGCGCGATTCTTTCTTGACCGGGCGCCAGTACTTCCGGATCAGCTCTGGATCTACGCCTCTGAACGACCAGGGCCGGTAGAGGCCCCGCTCGGCGTGTTCGAGCGCTTCGAGGTCGATGTCCGTAGCGAGAATGTCGATCTCCCACGGCAGCAGGAGCGCGGGAAACTTCTCATACAGCAGGATGGCGAGCGAGTACGGCTCTTCTCCGGTGGAGCAGCCGGCGCTCCAGATCCGGAGCGTTTTCTCCCCGCGGGATTTCTTTTTCTCGACGAGCTCCGGGATGAGATAGTCCTTCAGCGTCTGGAAATGGGCGGAGGTGCGAAAAAAGTAGGTCTCGTTGGTGGCGATCGCCGCCACCAATTTGT comes from Candidatus Binatia bacterium and encodes:
- the cheB gene encoding chemotaxis-specific protein-glutamate methyltransferase CheB, which encodes MIKVLIADDSPSIAAMMRDLLSQDPDLEVVGWAKTGQEAIDLRNSLNPDVMTMDLNMPLMGGLEATKIIASTRPVPILVVSQMIESRDSEVAFEALRCGAVDIMGKPSGIGPGGFSQIGEELIFRVKTVAHVHPMRLVNKPAPPSAAPRTEVNRPAKAEVVIIGASTGGPPALAKILKALPHYFPIPIAIVQHIAPGFVAGLRQWLERESSLPVRLAVHGVSLRNGNVYIAPDNHHLEISAGKKFTLTDDPPLQGHRPSVDRLMESAAQIYGAEAIGVLLTGMGKDGAQGLKKIRAAGGRTIVQDEASSLVFGMPREAMITGAAEIVSPLEKIADEIIQAAFLREEGKTAWPQK
- a CDS encoding hybrid sensor histidine kinase/response regulator, which codes for MEPGDQEYQRLFQIYREECDEHIQKLNDGLLALERAPQQAPIDEILRSAHSLKGASRMMGFKNLEMLAHYLETLLTQLNRGEREATPAMMEAMYRDIDAVTQALGALVEGAEPPSIDALIDELRVAAGEKTLDATIPIAATAESKERVPAAEARAPASRDGGGALSSIRVQTDRLDNLMNQAGELLVAKIEALDNLRQIEDTLDSLEEWRRRLARETHSPSFGRIERVGDDLSRALQRLSDNTRRLELLVDGIHEGVRDLRLLPVSTILEPFFRMVRDLSHELGKEVELALEGTSTRLDKKILEELREPLIHLVRNSIDHGIEPPEERERKGKAACGKLVISARQEGTKILVVVKDDGKGLDRKAIAETAVRKGLASAEEIQRWPDDEVLDLIFHPGFSTAAGVTEISGRGIGLDAVLERLENLKGSIATESKPGEGVTFTLSLPLTLSTTHALLFQCGGDVFCLPTDALEKTLLLAPDDIVHVEGKTAVVIDGTPLAFAWLSDVLNLPKVDVERKAAIPALLLQGGKGRVVFGVEALLGEEEVVVKALGKFFGHVPLLSGGTILGKGEIALILSPNELLRSVSHQAKTAAPISVRSIAPRPAAKKRVLVVEDTLTTRTLEKNILEAAGFDVTTAVDGEDGLIKLYEKSFDIVVSDVQMPRLDGFALTERIKKDQRFKDLPVILVTALQTEADKRRGIEAGADAYLTKAVFDQKRFLEIVQRFA
- a CDS encoding methyl-accepting chemotaxis protein, whose product is MKRFWPRAFFQKLMPATVRGKLTFWFLFLSLGPILAIGIIAYTSSRASLQGEIANKLDAVADNKAYILTAWFKAHLADAGSLSASQAVKDLVSPTFRVIYPNLAAKTDAERTQRVKDLIVARQETNPSYVDVLIVDSEGKVLVSSSRILPQEGKNLSELGLAKPIGNELAHVTPVFLSPIAQQHVMMVVSPVHDNNAKVVGRVILEVELRPIDRLIDERSGLGQTGEAVLIDRELRMLTQSRFSEPSTVLQTVPDSNPIRLGLQGNKGHEFFKDYRGVPAIASFRPLPEIGAVLIAKMDASEGLAPINKLGYVVASIIVLTFLVVGWASIVIARTISNPIREGVGFARQVAQGDLTVTLPAHDSSELGMLSLSLNQMAQDLSQIVIRITEMVQNTSSAASQISAAAEEQERTVASQAASINQVTTTIQELAQSSNQVGKTADEMSAQWREVSRLTEEGNRAVQKGIDEMNRLKVQSQGIAHSILNLSEQIQRISSIVLTVSSIAEQTNMLALNAAIEAARAGEHGKGFAVVATEVRKLADQSQKAAAQIGAIIQEIQAATQNTILAVEEGNKGVEEGVRQIFQAGETLQGVTATIKQTMGSVQEITLATRQQAIGADQVSDAMRAIDQGMRETVIGTKETNLAASQLMTLGQSLDQLVKRFRTAEGDHFEIFETTKN
- a CDS encoding chemotaxis protein CheW, giving the protein MDDKNIIVDGGENGREDFAELLRERARILSEVPAPEESGEKISALSFVLSGELYGVELKYLAETRQATPLRRLPSAPPHLAGLMNLRGELVPVVDLGPVVGLGQREMAALLPAILVLSLQGNKLALAVDQAQDILTFPAKELQPPPLSLEPERALFIRGVYLTERRLLSLLDVEKIVADPRFAGPGREGSEQF
- a CDS encoding chemotaxis protein CheW; this translates as MKDDLILLTFALEPVSYAISIHEVREVVPLPELTPLADAPPFVAGIFNLRGKVVTAIDLRRRMGLGRRPWDRKTAILVTPYQEKLFGLIVDQALSLVQISSAETEPAPDFSAFLGSLQSQFIAGVAKWEGRLVPILNAGRIFSVIEAHELGDWQTPRTDG
- a CDS encoding CheR family methyltransferase codes for the protein MSNSSLAYTRADLLRLRDLLEKKTGLYLPDEKLGRLEEPFKELHAALLTASPQEIIRAIDAGSSAGIAHLDKLVAAIATNETYFFRTSAHFQTLKDYLIPELVEKKKSRGEKTLRIWSAGCSTGEEPYSLAILLYEKFPALLLPWEIDILATDIDLEALEHAERGLYRPWSFRGVDPELIRKYWRPVKKESRRVDDRVRSLVKFRPLNLESDPYPAASNGTKDLDIIFCRNVTIYFRPHTIKKILSRFHQCLNEGGFLVTGAAEYSQASYRHFEARVFPETIVYQKPSPQAAAHSPGPLALVWTAPLPRPAPQAPIKKIHRPAAVEPNRPDDPVVKAVALISQGEVDAALVLLAAEAEKNPRDSSVCFLLGQLAADRHHLGEASYWLQRTVTLDPLNLGAHYFMGLLWMEEGKTDDALAAMKKTVYIDPNFALGHFYLGKIHKAQGKTHQARRNFAVVKSLLASAPLSDHLPGAEGITSRQLLTLVDKELVHEGTRP